CGCCCGCACCACATCCTCGTCGTCGAAGGGGGCCAGGTCATCCTTGCTCCCCCCGCCCCGGACCAGCAGCACCGCCTCCACATCCGGAAGCAGGGAGGCCCGCTCCAGAGCGGCGCAGATGGACCCGGGTGCGTCCACCCCCTGGACAACACAGGGAACCACCGTCACGGCACACTGGGGGAAACGCCTCCGGCTCACGTGCAGCACATCACGCACCGCCGCCCCCGTAGGCGACGTCACGGCGGCGATCTTCCCCGGGAAGGCCGGAAGCGGGCGCTTCAGCGCCTGGGCGAAGAGTCCCTCCCGCTCCAGACGCCGCCGCAGCTCCTCCCGCGCCCGGGCCCTGGCGCCGGCCCCAACGGGGTGGAGCTTCTTCGTGTAGAGCTGGTAGATGCCCCTGGCCGGATACACCGACACACGCCCCTCGGCGAGCACCTCGTCGCCCACCTGGGGCCACAGGGGTTGCCGGGCGGCATCGCTGCGGAAGAAGACACAGGAGATCCTCGCCTCGCCGTCGCCGAGGCTGTAGTAGACATGCCCGCTGCTGTGCCGCTTGAGCTGGAGGATCTCCCCCCGCACCGCAAGATGCCGCAGCAGCACATCGCCGCCGAGCAGCTCCTGGGTGTGGGTGTTGACCTCACTGACTGTCCTGATCGGGATGCTCTGCTGCATAGTCCGTTCCTGCGGCTTCTGCTTCGATGTTCCGGATGATTCGCCCCAGCACGCCGTTGACAAAGCGTCCGGAGTCCTCGGTACCGAACATCTTGGCGAGTTCGACGGCCTCGGAGATCGCCACGGCGATGGGAATCCGCTTGGCCACCACCCCTTCAAAGAGGGCGAGGCGGACGGCCACCCGGTCAACCGTGACCATCCGCTCGGGCCGCCAGCCTACGGTATAGCGCTTCACAAGTTCGTCAACCCTGCTCCGGTGCTCCGAGGTCCCCAGCACCAGCTGCCGCGCGAAGGCGAGCGCCTGGGGATCCTCCGCATCCTCGGGATAGAACTCGAACACCGAGTCCGGCGCCGTGTCGGGACAGAGGTCAAGCGCATAGAGCACCTGCAACGCGATCTCTCTCCCCCGCCGGCGTCTCTTTGGAACCTCGTGATTCTCCATATGCCTACTTCCTGTACCGTGCGATCAACGCCCTGAGATCGTACCGTCCGGCAGGGGTTGCGAGGAGGGCCACGACCCAGGCAGCCAGTCCCGCCATGATTGTACGGAAGATGCCCCTGGGCCCGAGATGCCCGATCCCCACCAGCAGTCCAACCCCCAGACCCCAGTAGAGCGGGTTGGCGAGAATCCGCCTCCAGGCCGGCTGCTCGGCAGGCTCGGAGGCGACCTCCTCAAGCCAGGTAACCTCCACGTTGTCTGCCACCGGAGCGAGCTGCTGCTGCAGCCGCTCCGAGACATAGCGGAGATTCTCGGGGGCAATCTCCCCGGCGGGGTAGGTCATGCGCAAAACGGCGAGATCACGATCTCCC
This DNA window, taken from Synergistales bacterium, encodes the following:
- the xseA gene encoding exodeoxyribonuclease VII large subunit, with amino-acid sequence MQQSIPIRTVSEVNTHTQELLGGDVLLRHLAVRGEILQLKRHSSGHVYYSLGDGEARISCVFFRSDAARQPLWPQVGDEVLAEGRVSVYPARGIYQLYTKKLHPVGAGARARAREELRRRLEREGLFAQALKRPLPAFPGKIAAVTSPTGAAVRDVLHVSRRRFPQCAVTVVPCVVQGVDAPGSICAALERASLLPDVEAVLLVRGGGSKDDLAPFDDEDVVRAVRRSPVPLVTGIGHEIDESLADLAADRSAPTPSAAAETVLPDRGELLAALLKERNRMERAQRGRLAQLNEQLGRRREALVRALRYGHMEPALREVQSLHDRGAAAIGRRLEQTKSKLERLAARLNGASPLRILERGFISCEDRDGARIRSVRELHEGKRVALHFLDGVADAVVDAVTEAPEE
- the nusB gene encoding transcription antitermination factor NusB, whose amino-acid sequence is MENHEVPKRRRRGREIALQVLYALDLCPDTAPDSVFEFYPEDAEDPQALAFARQLVLGTSEHRSRVDELVKRYTVGWRPERMVTVDRVAVRLALFEGVVAKRIPIAVAISEAVELAKMFGTEDSGRFVNGVLGRIIRNIEAEAAGTDYAAEHPDQDSQ